The Parashewanella tropica genome window below encodes:
- the rarD gene encoding EamA family transporter RarD, with amino-acid sequence MTQNEHQKGIALAVCAYVLWGIAPIYFKLLESVPATEILLHRVIWSFVFMIVLMSFIGGFSQFRQLFRKPKKLLVLACTSVLIAFNWLLFIWAVNNEHMLDASLGYFINPLFNVVLGMLFLGERLRKLQWVAVTLAVIGVVIQLISFGSIPIVSIALASSFAIYGLVRKKANVDAKTGLLVETALLLPVVIGYVFYQFAVHDVAFMDHPLDTNFILLMAGIVTSVPLLCFAGAAIRIPLSMLGFFQYIGPSLMFILATFLYHEPFTAEKATTFGFIWLALIIFVSDLLLTRKRRQQQ; translated from the coding sequence ATGACTCAAAACGAACACCAAAAAGGAATAGCACTGGCCGTATGTGCTTATGTGCTTTGGGGCATTGCGCCTATTTACTTCAAATTACTAGAATCAGTCCCCGCCACTGAAATTCTATTGCACCGAGTAATATGGTCTTTTGTGTTTATGATCGTTTTGATGTCATTTATTGGAGGCTTTAGCCAATTTAGGCAACTTTTTCGAAAACCTAAAAAGCTACTGGTTCTGGCTTGTACCTCTGTATTGATTGCTTTTAACTGGTTGTTGTTTATTTGGGCCGTTAATAATGAGCATATGCTGGATGCCAGCTTAGGTTACTTTATTAACCCACTGTTTAACGTTGTACTCGGAATGTTATTTCTTGGCGAGCGATTAAGAAAATTACAATGGGTTGCGGTTACACTTGCTGTAATAGGGGTGGTTATCCAGCTCATTTCTTTTGGTTCTATTCCCATTGTTTCTATTGCATTAGCGAGCTCTTTTGCCATTTATGGTCTGGTGCGTAAAAAAGCCAATGTCGATGCAAAAACAGGGTTACTGGTAGAAACGGCTTTATTACTTCCAGTGGTCATTGGATATGTGTTTTACCAATTTGCGGTTCATGATGTGGCCTTTATGGATCACCCTCTTGATACCAACTTTATTTTATTGATGGCAGGCATTGTCACCTCTGTACCTTTGTTGTGCTTTGCCGGAGCGGCAATTCGAATCCCATTATCTATGCTGGGCTTTTTCCAGTACATTGGCCCTAGCTTAATGTTCATTCTGGCGACCTTTTTATATCATGAGCCCTTCACAGCTGAAAAAGCCACAACGTTTGGTTTTATTTGGCTTGCTCTAATTATTTTTGTATCAGATCTGCTCCTCACTCGTAAACGGCGTCAACAGCAGTAA
- the rpmG gene encoding 50S ribosomal protein L33, producing MAKAKGNREKIKLVSSAKTGHFYTTEKNKRNMPEKMEIKKFDPVVRKHVIYKEAKIK from the coding sequence ATGGCTAAAGCTAAAGGTAATCGCGAGAAGATCAAATTAGTTTCAAGCGCTAAAACTGGTCATTTCTACACGACTGAAAAGAACAAGCGTAACATGCCTGAGAAAATGGAAATCAAAAAATTTGATCCAGTAGTTCGCAAGCACGTTATCTACAAAGAAGCAAAAATTAAGTAA
- the rpmB gene encoding 50S ribosomal protein L28, with product MSRVCQVTGKRPMVGNNRSHAKNATRRRFLPNLQSHRFWLESEKRFVKLRVSTKGMRIIDKKGIEVVVAELRNRGEKV from the coding sequence ATGTCAAGAGTATGCCAAGTAACTGGCAAGCGTCCGATGGTTGGTAACAATCGCTCGCACGCAAAAAACGCGACTCGTCGCCGCTTTTTGCCGAACCTACAAAGCCACCGTTTCTGGTTAGAATCAGAAAAGCGCTTTGTTAAATTACGTGTATCTACTAAAGGTATGCGCATCATCGATAAGAAAGGTATCGAAGTTGTTGTTGCTGAACTTCGTAACCGTGGCGAGAAGGTGTAA
- the radC gene encoding RadC family protein, whose protein sequence is MGINHWPSGEGPREKLLAFGASRLSDAELLAIILRNGNKNMDAVELSRQLLQEFGGLRQLFSASFKQICRLPGVGPVKYAQLQTAAELSKRIAQQSLHRGPVLSSPDVTRDYLIRQLSDRNYEVFAVLLLDSQHRVIQFVELFRGTINAASVYPRDIVGLVLEKNAAAVIVCHNHPSGVAEPSQADKRITERIHSALSTIDVALLDHLVVGDRDIVSFAERGWL, encoded by the coding sequence ATGGGAATTAATCATTGGCCATCAGGAGAAGGCCCAAGAGAGAAATTATTAGCCTTTGGTGCTTCTAGGCTGTCGGATGCTGAGTTATTAGCCATTATCTTGCGAAACGGCAATAAAAACATGGATGCTGTGGAATTGTCACGACAACTTTTACAAGAATTTGGCGGGCTTAGGCAATTATTCTCTGCTTCTTTCAAACAGATCTGTCGACTTCCGGGAGTGGGACCTGTAAAATACGCCCAGTTGCAAACCGCGGCAGAATTGTCGAAGCGCATTGCGCAGCAAAGTTTGCATCGAGGTCCCGTATTATCCAGTCCCGATGTGACTCGAGATTATTTAATACGCCAATTATCGGATCGGAATTATGAAGTTTTTGCCGTGCTGTTGTTGGATAGCCAGCACAGAGTGATTCAATTTGTTGAATTATTCCGCGGCACTATAAATGCGGCATCAGTATATCCACGGGATATAGTGGGACTGGTGCTAGAAAAAAACGCAGCAGCTGTGATTGTTTGTCATAATCACCCTTCTGGGGTGGCGGAGCCGAGTCAGGCCGATAAGCGCATCACTGAGCGCATTCATTCTGCCTTATCTACCATAGACGTAGCTTTGCTGGATCATTTGGTAGTGGGCGACAGAGACATCGTATCGTTTGCTGAACGTGGATGGCTCTAA
- the coaBC gene encoding bifunctional phosphopantothenoylcysteine decarboxylase/phosphopantothenate--cysteine ligase CoaBC — protein MKLSHKKILVGICGGIATYKSADLVRKLKEQGADVRVVMSQSAKEFITPLTLQALSGYPVSDSLLDPSAEAAMGHIELARWADLVIIAPATANFIARLTAGMADELITTLCIATESPVAICPAMNQQMYVHAATQDNLNTLKQRDVHIWGPASGSQACGEVGPGRMLEPLDITALACDFFKASEYLPLQGKNVMITAGPTREAIDPVRFLSNHSSGKMGYAIAQAAQALGANVTLVSGPVALNTPTHVNRVDVDSAENMLESVLSDIKEQDIFIGCAAVADYKVEQVATDKIKKSAETMQLELTRNPDILATVANLKDKPFTVGFAAETSNVIEYAKGKLERKNLDMIAANDVAIQGQGFNADNNALHVIWTDGQQSLPTTSKTELAQQLLQLIIERMDHNENSH, from the coding sequence ATGAAGCTGAGCCATAAAAAAATTCTCGTTGGGATCTGTGGTGGCATTGCCACCTATAAAAGTGCAGACTTAGTAAGAAAGCTGAAAGAGCAAGGTGCCGATGTTCGAGTGGTAATGAGCCAAAGTGCCAAGGAATTTATCACGCCATTAACGCTGCAAGCGCTTTCAGGCTATCCTGTTTCCGATAGCCTTCTCGATCCTTCTGCTGAAGCCGCAATGGGACACATTGAGTTAGCTCGCTGGGCAGATTTAGTCATTATCGCACCTGCTACTGCCAATTTCATCGCAAGATTAACGGCAGGAATGGCCGATGAACTGATCACAACCCTATGCATTGCTACAGAGTCACCTGTGGCGATTTGCCCAGCAATGAATCAACAAATGTATGTTCATGCAGCGACTCAAGATAATCTAAACACATTGAAACAAAGAGATGTTCATATTTGGGGGCCTGCGTCAGGTAGCCAAGCTTGTGGTGAAGTCGGTCCAGGCAGAATGTTAGAGCCTTTAGACATCACAGCATTAGCTTGTGACTTTTTTAAAGCTTCTGAATATTTACCTCTACAGGGAAAAAATGTGATGATCACAGCTGGGCCAACTCGTGAGGCTATTGACCCTGTGCGCTTCTTATCGAACCATAGCTCAGGAAAAATGGGCTATGCCATTGCTCAGGCCGCCCAAGCACTTGGTGCTAATGTCACCTTAGTTTCAGGTCCAGTTGCACTTAATACTCCCACTCATGTTAATCGAGTTGATGTTGATAGCGCTGAAAATATGCTTGAATCTGTTTTATCTGACATTAAAGAGCAAGACATTTTTATTGGCTGCGCTGCCGTTGCTGATTATAAAGTTGAACAAGTAGCCACTGATAAAATAAAAAAATCAGCTGAAACAATGCAACTAGAGTTAACCCGAAATCCCGATATTTTGGCAACAGTGGCAAATTTAAAAGATAAGCCCTTCACGGTTGGCTTTGCAGCTGAAACCAGTAATGTCATTGAATATGCTAAAGGTAAACTCGAACGCAAAAATCTTGATATGATTGCGGCGAATGACGTGGCAATCCAAGGACAAGGCTTTAATGCCGATAACAATGCTCTACATGTTATATGGACGGATGGTCAACAAAGTTTACCCACGACCAGCAAAACCGAATTAGCTCAGCAACTATTGCAACTTATCATTGAAAGAATGGATCACAATGAAAACTCCCATTGA
- the dut gene encoding dUTP diphosphatase, which produces MKTPIELKILDPRIGSEYPLPDYATVGSAGMDLRAMIDTEIVIEPSETQLIPTGIAIHLADPGLAAVILPRSGLGHKKGIVLGNLVGLIDSDYQGQLMVSCWNRSNESFTLEIGERLAQLVFVPVVQAEFKLVDEFDSSQRGEGGFGHSGTK; this is translated from the coding sequence ATGAAAACTCCCATTGAACTGAAAATTCTCGACCCTCGTATCGGTTCTGAATATCCCCTACCTGATTACGCTACCGTTGGTAGTGCAGGCATGGATTTACGAGCCATGATTGACACTGAAATAGTGATTGAACCTAGCGAAACTCAATTGATCCCAACAGGTATTGCTATTCATTTGGCCGATCCAGGATTGGCTGCCGTGATCCTTCCTCGCTCTGGTTTAGGACATAAAAAAGGGATTGTTCTGGGTAATCTGGTTGGTCTCATCGATTCTGACTATCAAGGTCAATTGATGGTGTCATGCTGGAATCGCTCAAATGAATCTTTCACCTTAGAAATTGGTGAGCGTCTAGCGCAACTGGTGTTTGTGCCTGTGGTTCAAGCTGAATTTAAATTAGTGGATGAATTTGACAGTTCACAACGTGGCGAAGGTGGCTTTGGTCACTCTGGGACTAAGTAA
- the slmA gene encoding nucleoid occlusion factor SlmA yields the protein MAEPKKKSRKQHILECLAHMLETNPGQRITTAKLAAEVGVSEAALYRHFPSKARMYEGLIEFMEESLLTRINLIMDEEKDTMKRCQLLLQLVLMFAERNPGISRLLNGDALLGENERLRDRINALFSKIETHLKQILREKTLREGQGFQIDEAVLANLLLAIAEGRIAQFVRSDFKQKPTAQFPEQWQFVEKQLLQS from the coding sequence ATGGCAGAACCAAAGAAAAAAAGCCGCAAGCAACATATTCTTGAATGTTTAGCTCATATGCTAGAAACCAATCCAGGGCAGAGGATCACCACCGCTAAATTAGCCGCAGAGGTGGGTGTATCCGAGGCAGCGCTCTATCGTCACTTTCCAAGTAAAGCCAGAATGTACGAAGGCTTAATTGAGTTTATGGAAGAGTCTTTACTCACTCGCATAAATCTGATTATGGATGAAGAGAAAGACACCATGAAACGCTGCCAATTATTACTACAATTGGTATTAATGTTTGCAGAGCGAAACCCAGGCATTTCACGCCTGTTGAATGGTGATGCTCTATTAGGTGAAAATGAGCGCCTACGCGATCGTATCAACGCCCTTTTCTCTAAGATTGAAACCCATCTAAAGCAAATCTTACGCGAAAAAACCTTGCGTGAAGGCCAAGGTTTTCAAATTGATGAAGCAGTATTAGCCAATCTATTGTTGGCAATTGCAGAAGGTAGAATCGCTCAATTTGTTCGTAGCGATTTTAAGCAAAAACCAACAGCTCAATTTCCTGAGCAATGGCAGTTTGTAGAAAAGCAGTTATTGCAGAGCTAA
- a CDS encoding MBL fold metallo-hydrolase: MKKLARCLALCTLIAAGAQASQMKVVILGTGTPNPDPERSGPALAVIKDNQSYLIDAGPGVVRRAESARQKHNIPALAASQLQTAFLTHLHTDHTVGLPDLLFTSWTLERPVPLAVYGPEGTKKMMTHLQKAYQQDIHIRLNGLEPANEQGYKVDVTEFEGAKPLLKKGDFKVTAIPVLHGSWQHSFGYKFEDGKRSIVISGDARPSPELIKAAKGVDVLVHEVYSTEGFKTRPPVWQKYHSSFHTSTKELAEIAKKTQPKLLVLYHQLYWGTTDADLIKEIRKYGYKGKVVSAADLDMY, encoded by the coding sequence ATGAAAAAACTGGCACGATGCCTTGCGCTATGCACACTTATTGCTGCAGGTGCTCAAGCTTCACAAATGAAAGTGGTGATCTTGGGAACAGGAACGCCTAATCCTGATCCTGAACGCTCTGGCCCTGCACTGGCTGTGATCAAAGATAATCAATCTTATCTGATTGATGCGGGTCCTGGTGTGGTGCGTCGAGCAGAGTCTGCTAGACAAAAGCACAACATACCAGCCCTAGCCGCCAGTCAACTTCAAACGGCATTTTTGACTCACTTACATACCGATCATACCGTTGGTCTACCTGATTTACTTTTTACCTCTTGGACATTAGAGCGACCAGTTCCTTTAGCCGTTTATGGTCCTGAAGGCACCAAGAAGATGATGACCCATCTACAAAAAGCCTATCAACAAGATATTCATATACGGTTAAATGGGTTGGAGCCCGCAAACGAGCAAGGTTATAAAGTCGATGTCACAGAGTTTGAAGGTGCAAAACCTTTATTGAAGAAAGGTGATTTTAAAGTCACTGCAATCCCTGTGCTTCACGGTTCTTGGCAGCATTCGTTTGGTTATAAATTTGAAGACGGTAAGCGTAGCATTGTGATTTCTGGCGATGCTCGCCCAAGTCCTGAATTGATTAAAGCCGCAAAAGGAGTGGATGTGCTGGTACATGAAGTGTACTCGACGGAAGGGTTTAAAACTCGTCCACCAGTATGGCAGAAATATCACTCGTCTTTCCATACTTCGACTAAAGAATTGGCTGAGATTGCGAAGAAAACCCAACCGAAATTATTAGTGCTTTACCATCAGCTATATTGGGGGACAACTGATGCGGATTTGATCAAAGAAATTCGTAAGTATGGTTACAAAGGTAAAGTGGTATCGGCAGCTGATTTGGATATGTATTGA
- a CDS encoding TonB-dependent receptor has product MTSNRKLLIGATLISLGFTPSLIAQEVSNTIAEQREESQKKANKKNDDVERIQVSGIKSALESGLRDKRESNQVVDVIVAEDIGKFSDSNIAETLQRLPGIQIGRSQTGEGSEISIRGLGRSITTMNGRTMFTGIGRNINVKDIPSESLSGIKVYKSPQANQIEGGIAGTLDLQRVKTTNFNNQKGSINVQAQYADLSEKWAPKISGMVGDSFDTEYGEFGALLAFNHQTRNTRFDRQRTLPFTVDIAGGKDGAKRSAGGGFVYGTEETKRNNIVARLDWDPNEDSHYFLDFGYIDFSEDTRRNALNYKFGTKVKEASFDNPNLDVTKITFTNPTMQSLSQIEERETKTYDIALGAEYFIGDFTLELQASYVSSESDNTFTNLRLTDTNKADEITVDYSGANSSAPNVSVPTNINQKSYFAIDQFRDQITKTKSDETAFRADLTYDINGDFFQSVETGFRYTVRDAERSGFDLLKRGSKKKPFKFGIEGSELDHLFMLSDSDFYDGEAGLPSGFVIGDMDGIRGEDALVRSTLGLKATSEAPANNLRFDITEKTLAAYVQANFESEIGSVPYSGNFGLRMVDTKRDGEGLILNKDNEYVPSNSENDETTFLPSVNVKFEVSDDVLIRFAASRVMSQPNFADLAPGVRLNYGNNTANAGNPDLKAFTADNFDIGVEWYVNDSTALTGTFFYKEVDGFLVKVSENETFFGEEFLTTRRVNGEKGKLKGFAASYQQFFDFLPGIWQNFGLKANATFIDSEAPSPIEGLDLPLQDLSKSSYNLAGIYEDDKFSARLTWNWREKYFDSIVAGKPLFNSGGGVLDASFNYKLTKKFKVKLSLKNINNKEVHTYYQDEYRPRDFAINDRRAVLGVTYKF; this is encoded by the coding sequence TTGACATCGAACCGCAAGCTGCTCATAGGGGCAACACTCATAAGCTTAGGGTTTACACCGTCTTTGATCGCGCAGGAAGTGAGTAACACAATCGCAGAACAAAGAGAAGAAAGCCAAAAAAAAGCCAACAAGAAAAATGACGATGTAGAACGCATCCAAGTTTCAGGCATTAAGTCCGCATTAGAATCTGGCCTACGTGACAAGCGTGAGTCAAATCAGGTGGTTGATGTTATTGTCGCTGAAGATATTGGTAAGTTTTCTGACTCAAATATTGCTGAAACGCTACAGCGTCTCCCTGGTATTCAAATTGGTCGCAGCCAAACGGGTGAAGGTAGTGAAATCTCGATCCGTGGTTTAGGTCGAAGCATTACGACCATGAATGGTCGTACCATGTTTACTGGTATTGGTCGTAACATCAATGTTAAAGACATTCCATCTGAAAGCTTGTCAGGCATTAAGGTGTATAAGTCACCACAAGCCAACCAAATTGAAGGTGGTATTGCAGGTACACTAGATCTGCAACGTGTAAAAACGACTAACTTCAATAATCAAAAAGGCTCTATCAACGTTCAAGCTCAGTATGCGGATCTTTCTGAAAAGTGGGCACCAAAAATTTCTGGCATGGTTGGCGATTCGTTTGACACAGAATACGGCGAATTTGGTGCTCTACTCGCTTTCAACCACCAAACTCGTAATACCCGTTTCGATCGCCAACGTACTCTGCCGTTTACTGTTGATATTGCTGGTGGTAAAGATGGTGCTAAACGTTCTGCTGGTGGTGGCTTTGTATACGGTACAGAAGAAACTAAGCGTAATAACATTGTTGCACGTTTAGACTGGGATCCGAACGAAGATTCTCATTACTTCTTAGATTTTGGCTATATTGATTTTAGCGAAGATACTCGTCGTAATGCCCTTAACTATAAGTTTGGTACCAAAGTCAAAGAAGCAAGCTTTGATAACCCAAATTTAGACGTTACCAAAATCACCTTTACTAACCCAACCATGCAGTCTTTGTCTCAAATCGAAGAACGTGAGACAAAAACCTATGATATCGCATTGGGTGCCGAATACTTTATCGGGGATTTCACCTTAGAGCTTCAAGCCAGTTATGTAAGCAGTGAAAGTGATAATACCTTCACTAACCTTCGTCTAACTGACACGAATAAAGCGGATGAAATTACGGTTGATTACTCTGGCGCGAACAGCTCAGCACCAAATGTTTCCGTACCAACAAACATCAATCAGAAAAGTTATTTCGCCATCGATCAGTTCCGTGATCAAATCACTAAAACCAAAAGTGATGAAACCGCATTCAGAGCTGACTTAACTTACGATATCAATGGTGATTTTTTCCAATCAGTTGAAACAGGCTTCCGCTACACTGTACGTGATGCAGAGCGTTCTGGTTTTGACCTTCTAAAAAGAGGCAGCAAGAAAAAGCCGTTTAAATTTGGTATCGAGGGCTCAGAGCTAGATCACTTATTCATGCTGTCTGATTCTGACTTTTATGACGGTGAAGCGGGCTTGCCTTCAGGTTTCGTTATTGGCGATATGGATGGTATCCGCGGTGAAGATGCATTAGTACGTAGTACATTAGGGTTAAAAGCCACATCTGAAGCACCAGCGAATAACCTTCGTTTTGATATTACCGAAAAAACCCTTGCGGCATATGTTCAAGCTAATTTTGAAAGCGAAATCGGTAGCGTTCCATACAGCGGTAACTTCGGCTTACGTATGGTTGACACCAAACGTGATGGTGAAGGTCTGATCCTTAACAAAGATAATGAGTACGTACCTAGCAATTCTGAGAACGACGAAACTACGTTCTTACCATCAGTTAACGTTAAATTTGAAGTCAGCGATGATGTATTAATCCGTTTTGCTGCTTCTCGCGTAATGTCTCAACCTAACTTTGCAGATTTAGCACCTGGCGTTCGTCTGAACTATGGTAACAATACGGCAAATGCGGGTAACCCTGATCTAAAAGCCTTCACGGCCGATAACTTTGATATTGGTGTTGAATGGTATGTAAATGACTCAACAGCATTGACAGGTACTTTCTTCTACAAAGAAGTGGATGGTTTCTTAGTCAAAGTTTCTGAGAACGAAACCTTCTTCGGTGAAGAGTTCCTAACGACTCGTCGTGTTAACGGTGAAAAAGGTAAGCTTAAAGGCTTCGCGGCTTCTTATCAGCAATTCTTTGATTTCCTACCTGGTATTTGGCAAAACTTTGGTCTAAAAGCCAACGCTACTTTCATCGACTCTGAAGCACCATCGCCAATCGAAGGTCTAGACTTACCTCTGCAAGACTTGTCTAAGAGCAGTTACAATCTTGCTGGTATCTACGAAGATGATAAGTTCTCAGCTCGCTTAACTTGGAACTGGCGTGAAAAGTACTTTGACTCAATCGTTGCAGGCAAGCCACTGTTTAACTCTGGTGGCGGCGTGTTAGATGCTTCATTCAACTACAAGTTAACTAAGAAATTTAAAGTGAAGTTGAGTCTTAAGAACATCAACAACAAAGAAGTACACACTTATTACCAAGATGAATACCGTCCTCGTGATTTCGCCATCAACGATAGACGTGCCGTACTTGGTGTTACTTATAAGTTCTAA
- a CDS encoding amidohydrolase — protein sequence MPLLKKLKQLNVRWQTIAVAASLLAPQAYAHTINKNPYPSTYSPEPSQLIAITNATVLTGAGEQINNASIVMKAGKIVELGKNIQIPNNAKKIDGTGKWLTPGIIDAHSHLGLFSSPNHKSQKEGNEWTKPVTPEVWAEHSIWPQAPEFSRALEGGITTMLVLPGSANLFGGRGVTIKNVPSISREGMKFPNAPYSIKMACGENPKRTYGNKGGPKTSMGNMAGYRKAWQDAKAYKQRWQNYERALKAGKQATPPARNVALDTLVGVLDDEILVHIHCYRADEMNSMINLSKEFDYKITAFHHAVESFKIANTLAKENICSAMWADWWGFKMESFDAIDENVPMVASQGACAVVHSDSATQVQKLNQEAAKAWADGNKVGLDISKAQAFSWLTLNAAKILGIDEVTGSLEKGKNADVVLWSGDPFSSYTLAEQVYIDGNLMFDRKANFNKIQSDFELGINE from the coding sequence ATGCCATTACTAAAAAAACTAAAACAATTAAATGTACGGTGGCAAACGATTGCTGTAGCCGCCAGCTTATTAGCCCCACAAGCTTACGCTCACACAATCAACAAAAATCCTTATCCAAGTACTTATTCTCCTGAGCCTTCGCAATTAATCGCCATAACCAATGCGACCGTGCTAACGGGTGCTGGTGAGCAAATTAATAATGCCAGCATCGTAATGAAAGCAGGCAAAATTGTAGAGTTAGGAAAAAATATTCAGATCCCGAATAATGCAAAAAAAATAGATGGCACAGGAAAATGGCTAACGCCTGGCATTATTGATGCCCACTCTCATTTAGGACTGTTTTCATCACCAAATCATAAATCACAAAAAGAGGGTAACGAGTGGACGAAACCTGTCACTCCTGAAGTGTGGGCAGAGCATTCTATTTGGCCACAAGCTCCTGAATTTTCACGCGCTTTAGAAGGTGGCATCACTACAATGCTAGTGCTTCCCGGCTCAGCCAACCTATTTGGTGGTCGCGGCGTAACCATTAAAAATGTGCCTAGCATTAGTCGTGAAGGCATGAAGTTTCCGAACGCTCCCTACAGCATAAAAATGGCTTGCGGTGAAAACCCAAAACGCACCTATGGAAATAAAGGTGGCCCTAAAACCAGCATGGGCAATATGGCAGGTTATCGCAAAGCATGGCAAGACGCCAAAGCCTATAAACAGAGATGGCAAAATTATGAACGTGCATTAAAGGCTGGAAAACAGGCGACACCACCAGCCCGCAATGTCGCACTCGATACGCTTGTCGGCGTACTGGACGATGAGATTCTAGTGCATATTCATTGCTATCGAGCTGATGAAATGAACTCGATGATCAACCTCAGTAAAGAATTCGATTACAAAATCACAGCCTTTCATCATGCCGTAGAAAGCTTCAAAATTGCTAACACGCTTGCAAAAGAAAACATTTGCTCAGCCATGTGGGCTGATTGGTGGGGCTTTAAAATGGAATCTTTTGATGCCATTGATGAAAATGTGCCTATGGTAGCCAGCCAAGGTGCCTGTGCCGTAGTGCATTCCGATTCTGCGACACAAGTTCAAAAGCTCAATCAAGAAGCCGCTAAAGCATGGGCAGATGGTAACAAAGTCGGGCTTGATATTTCTAAAGCACAAGCCTTTAGTTGGTTGACCTTAAATGCCGCTAAAATCTTAGGCATTGATGAGGTAACTGGCTCATTAGAAAAAGGCAAAAACGCTGACGTTGTACTGTGGAGCGGTGATCCCTTCAGTAGCTATACCTTAGCCGAGCAGGTCTACATAGACGGTAATCTCATGTTCGATAGAAAAGCCAACTTCAACAAGATCCAAAGTGATTTTGAATTAGGGATTAACGAATAA
- a CDS encoding amidohydrolase family protein, translated as MKLNKPLLLSLSVLFTSIYSQQSLSETLAVTGATIHTSSNKGVITNGILLIEDGNIKAVGKNISIPSQAKRIDATGKHITAGIIYPASQIGLFDLPGNPTADVQSAKGSDLNAAYRIDYAFNHNAIAIAENRRHGITRAVTVPTSSGKLFHGTGVVIKLSGDHNTLLSQGPMKASLKGIGNRNIAWERLYRIMDEVHYFKKHQSAVKKGKDTRSFTLSPRNMQALFPVIQGDKPLLLEVNNAIELLQAIKFKQQYDIKLVITGAAEAWKVASELANADIPVLINPQENRPVDFDKLGARYDNAALLDKAGVLFAFTYENSNQRAFLVRQSAGIAVAHGLSHASALKAITTNPAKIFNLNKVGELSKNKVADFVIWDGDPLEITTNADAVFIEGQSYKLESRRTKLRDKYLNKSK; from the coding sequence ATGAAACTTAACAAACCATTACTGCTTAGTCTTTCTGTGTTATTCACTAGTATTTATAGCCAGCAAAGCCTATCCGAAACACTCGCTGTGACAGGCGCTACCATCCACACGTCATCAAATAAAGGTGTCATCACCAATGGCATCCTATTGATTGAAGATGGCAACATCAAAGCGGTAGGCAAGAACATTAGCATTCCAAGTCAAGCAAAGCGCATTGATGCTACAGGTAAACACATTACCGCTGGAATTATTTATCCAGCCAGCCAAATCGGTTTATTTGACTTACCCGGTAATCCAACCGCCGATGTTCAAAGTGCCAAAGGCAGCGATCTAAACGCGGCTTATCGCATTGATTATGCATTTAACCATAATGCAATAGCCATTGCTGAAAACCGTCGCCATGGTATCACTCGAGCCGTCACTGTACCCACAAGCTCAGGTAAGCTTTTCCATGGAACAGGTGTCGTGATTAAACTTAGTGGCGATCACAACACCCTGCTTTCTCAAGGGCCGATGAAAGCCAGCTTAAAAGGCATTGGAAATCGTAATATCGCTTGGGAACGCCTTTATCGCATCATGGATGAAGTCCATTATTTTAAAAAACATCAATCCGCTGTAAAGAAAGGTAAAGATACTCGTTCATTTACTCTAAGCCCACGTAATATGCAGGCGTTGTTTCCTGTGATCCAAGGCGATAAACCACTGCTGTTAGAAGTCAATAATGCTATTGAGCTACTGCAAGCCATCAAGTTTAAACAGCAATACGACATTAAGCTGGTGATCACAGGTGCAGCCGAAGCCTGGAAAGTCGCAAGCGAACTTGCTAATGCTGACATTCCAGTGCTTATCAACCCTCAAGAAAATCGTCCTGTGGATTTTGATAAGCTTGGCGCTCGATACGACAATGCCGCACTATTGGATAAAGCTGGCGTCTTGTTTGCCTTTACTTATGAGAACAGCAATCAACGCGCGTTCTTAGTCAGACAGTCAGCGGGGATCGCTGTTGCACATGGCTTATCCCATGCCAGTGCGCTCAAAGCCATCACCACCAACCCTGCCAAAATCTTTAACCTCAATAAGGTTGGAGAGTTAAGCAAGAACAAGGTGGCTGATTTTGTGATTTGGGATGGCGATCCTTTAGAAATAACCACTAATGCTGATGCGGTCTTTATTGAAGGGCAGTCATACAAGCTTGAATCTCGCAGAACAAAGTTACGCGATAAATATTTGAATAAGAGCAAATAA